GGCGGTCTGGGAGTAGATCGGGCGGAGCAGGTCGAGGTCGCGGATGATAGCGGCCGGGCGGAGGTCGAAGACCTCGTCGATCGCCTTCTCGATCTTCTCCGTCTCGACCTTGGCGGTGCCGAAGGTCTCGACGAACAGACCCACCGGCTCGGCCTTGCCGATCGCGTACGCGACCTGGACCTCGCAGCGGGTGGCCAGACCGGCGGCGACCACGTTCTTCGCGACCCAGCGCATCGCGTACGCCGCGGAGCGGTCCACCTTGGACGGGTCCTTGCCGGAGAAGGCGCCGCCGCCGTGGCGGGCCATGCCGCCGTAGGTGTCGATGATGATCTTGCGGCCGGTCAGGCCGGCGTCACCCATCGGGCCGCCGATCTCGAAGCGGCCGGTGGGGTTGACCAGGAGACGGTAGTTCTCCGTGTCGATCTTGATGCCCTCGTCCAGGAGCGCCTTCAGCTCCGGCTCGACGACGAACTCCTTGATGTCCGGCGCCAGCAGCGAGTCCAGGTCGATGTCCGAGGCGTGCTGCGAGGAGACCACGACGGTGTCCAGGCGGACCGCCTTGTCGCCGTCGTACTCGATGGTGACCTGCGTCTTGCCGTCCGGGCGCAGGTAGGGGATCGTGCCGTTCTTGCGCACGTCGGACAGGCGCTTCGACAGACGGTGGGCCAGGAAGATCGGCAGCGGCATCAGCGTCGGCGTCTCGTCCGTCGCGTAGCCGAACATCAGGCCCTGGTCGCCCGCACCCTGCTTGTCGAGC
The Streptomyces tuirus genome window above contains:
- the metK gene encoding methionine adenosyltransferase, giving the protein MSRRLFTSESVTEGHPDKIADQISDTILDALLREDPSSRVAVETLITTGLVHVAGEVTTKTYADIATLVRNKILEIGYDSSKKGFDGASCGVSVSIGAQSPDIAQGVDTAYESRVEGDEDELDKQGAGDQGLMFGYATDETPTLMPLPIFLAHRLSKRLSDVRKNGTIPYLRPDGKTQVTIEYDGDKAVRLDTVVVSSQHASDIDLDSLLAPDIKEFVVEPELKALLDEGIKIDTENYRLLVNPTGRFEIGGPMGDAGLTGRKIIIDTYGGMARHGGGAFSGKDPSKVDRSAAYAMRWVAKNVVAAGLATRCEVQVAYAIGKAEPVGLFVETFGTAKVETEKIEKAIDEVFDLRPAAIIRDLDLLRPIYSQTAAYGHFGRELPEFTWERTDRVDALRTAAGL